Within the Enterococcus hirae ATCC 9790 genome, the region ATAGAATAAATATACTCATTTGAAACCAATGCATCATATATAATATTCAACATATCATTCATAAATTCTTTTTGACCTCCTCTGCAACTGTATTGAAATAAAGAGGTTCAGAATCTTTCAATGATTTAGTAATTACACCAAATCCTCTTGGTCTAATTTGTTTTCCATTTCTAGTATATCCCCATTCGTTCAAATGGATAATCCTATATCTTTCATGTGGACCATTCCAACCTATTTTTGCATTGGCCTGATTATTTCTAAAAATAGCTTCTGTTTTAACCACTTCATCAATGGTATAACCTTTATCTTTAAAAACAAGCATATCTTTTTGTAGTCTTTTCTCTACTTGTTTTGCACCTGCATCTATCGCTTCTTTAGTAATAGCTCTTATTTTTCGACTACCTAGTTTTTTTCTAAATTTTTTAAAGTTTCTTGAACACCTTTAATTTCAACATCAGACATCATCAATCATTCCTAAAATAATAGTTATAAATCGATTTTCAGAAATATCGTTTCTGACATCTATAATGTTCCATTTCCCTTGAAGTCTATAATCCTCAATCTCAACATAATGTTTATTTGACGGAATATAAGAGCCACGAGTATCACGAATTACAACTGTTACAGCTTTTTTAGTTTCCTTACCATTCAGAATTTCCAAATCCTTTTTTGATGGATCATAAACTTCGGCACGAGCTTTATAAAGGACTACTTTTTCTTCATCTCCTGGTTCTGGACCTTTATGAGGTTGATATTCCCAAAAGCAAATAATCGTATTCATCTTTCCAGTCCTACTTTTCCTCATTTGTTTCTTCCTCCTTAAAAACCTTATATTCCGCTTTTAATTGAAGAAGAAGAGAATTGAACCCCAAGTCATATTCTCTAAGTACGCCATTTTGACTACTGGATTCAATAGTTGCCGAACCTGCATGATAATAATGGTCTGTTAATAGCAAAATACCTAAATTTAATAAATCTATGGTTTCATTATCTTGCAAATAAAAAGAAGGCTTATCTTTTCCGATAGCCCCCTTTATATATGCAATTGCTGATCTAGCAGCTCGTATTATACCTATATCATCATTTGAATAGTCTTCTCGGATAGCTTCTTTTATCTCTTGTAAATCTAATTCATCCCTTGGATTTAAAATCATTTACATTCACCTAACTTAAATTAACGTAATTTTATTGATAATACGATTATTCTTCTTTAGATTCTTCTAATAAAGCAATTAAATCTTCTCTTTTATCAGAAGATTTATAAGAAATATTTTTCTCGTCTAAAAAATGTTTTAATTCCGAAACTCTCAAAGAAGTAAAATCATTGTTATCTGTCAAATTCGATTTATCCCGCGAATTATGAGATATTTGTTCAGAATCCCCATCTGTTGATGGGGTTACGCTTTTTTTATCGTAGCTAGACGGAACGCTGAAGCTAATTTAATTTGGTGATCAAACCACGCTGTTACCATAAAATAATTAATACCATTATCATAGTCTTTGTATTGTTCATATAATACATCTGCAATATCGTAGTTCAAATGTGCATATGAGAAATCACCAACAACAGGTGTTGTAGCCGCATCAGTAAAGATTACTGGTTTACCTAAGACTTGCTCTGGTTGCGCATTGTATAATGTAGCACTTCCATTAGCTAAAGTTCGAATAATCGTTACATAATCAGAAAAACGCATATAAATTGTTGCATTTTCTCGAAAATCTTCGTGCAAGTCTGCTAAAGCATTAGTGATTGCTTCATATAAATCATTTCCTTCCACCTCCTTGATATTCACTTCGGTTTTATCATAGAAACTCATATGTTCTTCGCCACTTTTAGGTGAAGTAGCAAATGAAACTTTGCGTTCCTTTGCAGCAAGCCCTGCACGTAAATTATTTTCTACTGTTTGAACCAGGTTCGTATTCGTTCCCATCAATACTGTATCAGTAATTCCAGCTTTTACTTTTGTTTGAAATCGTCCAAAATTAACTGAATCTCCTTTTAGTTCTATTTCTTTAGCAGCTTCTCCATCTTGAATAAAATCATCGTCATCAATTGTGAATGAAATACGAGGAATTACAAGATTCGTAATTTGGGTTACTGTTTCTTTTTCTCTCAACTGATTTTTTACTAGCGGTTCCGCAATAATATCATTTGTTAATGTAGAAGGCAGGAATTTATTTCCTTTTGTAGTTGAGTTATCTCCTAATACTTGCAGAACATCTGAATTCACAGGACGATTAGCCATCGTTGCTCGAATTAATTCTGCTTTTGCATCAATAATTTTTTGCTTAGGATCTGTGGCTTCTGTAAAGTTACCTTTCGAAAGGCTTGCTTTTTGTTCTGCTTCCATTTGATCATGTTGATTCTTGATAATATCAAATCTTTGTTGTAACTCTGCTGCAGTTTTATTTAATTGATTTAATTCTTCAACAGTTACTGAAGTATCAGCTGCTTTTTGAGAAATTTCATCTTTAGTTTTTTGTATTTGTTTTCCTACCGTTGTCATATCTTGTTTTAATTCAAAAAGTGTCTTCATTTTTAAAGTCCTCCTAATACGTTAGTTATATATTCTTTATCTTTTTTTGCCTGTTCGATTATTTTTTTCTTTCATGATCATCTATTTGATTTTCTTGTTTAGTCATTAAGAATTTCTCAGGAACTCTTTGATAATTACTAAAGAGTTTTTCGCTAATAGATGCTGCTATTTGATTCGAAGATTCAACAATGTCACATAAACCATAGTCAAATGCTTCTTTTGCTGATAACCAAGTTTCTTCAGCCATTATTTGTTTGATTTTTTCTTCTGTTAATTTCTCACCAGCTTTAGCAAGATAAGTTACAACTGATGATTCCGCAATTCTGTCAAGATCGTCAGCTTGTTTTCTTAATTCATTGGCATTACCTATAGCAAAAGACCACGGATTATGAATCATCATCATGCTATTTTCTGGCATAATAACCTTATCGCAACTAACTACGATTACACTGGCAATAGAAGCTGCTAGAGCGTCCACATAAGCTGTTACATATGCTTTATGTTGCTTTAACATATTTCCTATAGCAATTCCTTCAAAAACAGAACCACCAGGAGAATTCACATGTAAATTAATTTTTTTGACATCTCCAAGCTCTTTTAAATCTTTTTGAAAACTCGAAGCTGTTGTATCTGATTCATCCCATTTGAATGATGTAATTTCTCCAAAAATATAGATGTCAGCTTCATCTTGATCAACAGATTGTTTACATTCCCAAAACTTTTTCATAACTACCCTCCTTTCAAGGAAAAATAAAACAGACCTAACTATTTTTAGTTACGTCTGTTTCACTAGATTTATGCGATTTCCTTAATGTTGGATCCATTTCTTGCGGGTACATATCGCCTGAAATCCATAAATCAGCAGCTTTACCTCCACGTGGTGGCATTTCTTCAAGCATCCTTGCTTCATCTGGCGCCATCCATCCATCACGAATACCACCATGATAAAATTTCTGCCTAGCATCACTGTCCCCACGCAAGAGTCCCATCATATTGAACTTAAAGTAATAGCCTTTTATTCTTTCATTTTTTTGAAGTATCTTCTTGTTAAATTCTCTTTCATATTGCTTCACAATAGGAGTGAGAGTCATATTAACGAATAGTTGCATCAACTGTTCATTTGATGAGAAACTACTACTGTCGGAGTTCAAAAAAACACTAGGAACGTTAAAAACATTAGCAATACGATCTCGAGTAATTTTCTCAGTGATCTTCATGTCTGTTGCTACAAAGTTACGGTTCATTTCTTCAATAGTTATACCAGGCTCTTGAAAAAGTACACCGCCATTTTCTTCATAAAACCGTCGGAAATCTTCCACTACAGCCTTTTTCTTTTCTTCATCAACGCTAGTGTCATAAGTTAAAATGAATGAATCTCGTAATGATTGCATCTCTTTTAAAGAGAACTCACGAACAGCTTTATCAAAATCATTCGAATTTTTTAATACTTGTATTGGGCTAATTCCCTTCCAAATTCCATTTCCTGCAATGTGTCGCACATGAATAACATCAGAATTATGAAAGTAGAATGTTTTACCATCGTTATTCACTTGATACCATAATTCTTTACTACTCCTTTCAACAATAGGATTAACATAATTTGGATTGAACGGGATCAGTGATTCTAATTGCCCCCGAATATCTCGAACAATCAAAGCATAACCATTTCCGTTTGTATTTCTACTAACTTCCAATACATTAATTATTTGGTCTAAAGTTTGATTTTTATTAGGAAAATACATCAACCGATCCATCGATTCATCGAATTGCTGTTCACAATTCAAATATTTTTTAAATGGTAGACTGGATAATGTATTACTTAAACGAGAAATGATTGAAAATATATTTTCGTTAGTTTCAAGAGTTGAGTTTTCTAATCCAAAAAAAGTCTTTCCAATCCATGATTTAAAATTTTGATTTTCATAGGATCCTTTAATAATTGATTGTTTGATAAATTTAGGAGTTATTTTGTTAATAGTCCTTTGGAATTTATTCATTTATTAACCTCCTCTCATCATTTCTCTTATACTTATGAAGCCAACAGTTCCTGTTTGTTTTGATTTTTTAGCAAACATTTCCACTACACTTACATGACTATTTAACACTGATGCAAAACCGTCAATTTTTCTATTTTTTGATTGTTTCGTAGGCATCCAATTATTATTTCTATCTTGTACTAGTTTTACATTTGATAAATACCATCTAAAAATTTTTTGCTGATTATAAATAACTTTGCCATCTAAAAATCGTTCTTTTAAGTCTTTCATTGGTCCACCAAGAGTAGTGAATCCTTGAATAGCTTCTTCCATGACAAATCCAAAATCAATCATTTGTTGATTTAAAATCAGACTATTTCTTCGATCATATCTAACTTTCAACACTTTATATTTTTTTGATTGCTCCACAAACCAGTCAAAAACAAACTGATAATCAACATAACTTCCTGGTGTCACAGTTAAATCACCTGATTTTATCCAAGCATCCAACCGTTGTTTATTATTGTCGTTGTTATATCTTTCTTGCGAAATCCAACTATGTTCTAAAACTGCTATTTCTCCAGTTTCATAAATGGGAAATTCCAAATTAGCCGATGTAAAGTCTTGTGTTTCTGATAAGTCATATCCTCCAACACATTCTTCACCTTCCATCGTTTTCCAATCAATTATTTTGTTATTCTTATTAATTGTTTGCATATCTAAAAACGATAATTCGTCTATGTCAGAAAATAAATTAAACTGTTTTGTGAACCAGTCAGCTTTCTCTTGAGGACTGTTACGTTCTGTTTTCCAGTCGGTTACTAAATCAACAAATGACATTAAGCCAATGTTAGGATTTGCTTTAATCCAGTTTCTTGGATCATCCGCTTCTGAAACATCGTCTAGTTTTGCTACAAAATAAAAAACCCGTTCATCCAGACCATCTTCAAGATGTTCTAAACAATCGAGTGCATTATCATAATATTGCATAAGTGGTCCATCAAGAACATAACCTGCTGTAGTTATATAAACTATTAGTGGTTGCCTTCGCGTACCGCGAGATTTTTTTATTACATTAATCAATTTGAAATTTATAAATTCATGGATTTCATCGAAAATCGCAAAATGAGTATTTAATCCATCGAGTTTTTTACTATCCGATGCTCGGGCCTCCATCTTAGAAAAAGTTGCTTCGTCTTTAATTAATGATCTTTGTGGCTTATACTTTTTGTCTAATCTAGGAGATTGCTTTACCATTTCCTTTGTTTTATCAAATAAAATTGATGCTTGATCTTTCGCATTGGCCAAAACATAGACATTAGCACCTTGCTCGTTATCATATCCCAACATATAAGCTGATAATCCGCTGATAAGTGACGTTTTACCATTTTTTCGTCCTACAAATGTCAAAGCTTCACGAAAACGTCGGATTCCTGTGTCTTTATGAATCCATCCAAACATTGAACCAATGATAAAATGTTGCCATGGTTGCAAAATAAATCGGTCAAAGTCTCCTTCAGTCGGACGGCAATTATCTTCAATAAATCGAATTGGACGATGCCCTACTTCTTCATCAAAAATCCACGGAAATTCTTCGGTTCCTTGTCGTTCTAAATCTAATATATGCCTTTTAGCAGCAAGAATATTTTCTTTACTCGCTGGTATAGATTCATCGATCAAACGTTCAGCGTACCAAGTAGTCAATAATTCTGGATAGGGTTCTAATAATATCCCGCCCCAAGAAGCTTGTTCCTCCTTGTAGTTTTCCCACCATTTTTCTAACTCAGAATAAGATAAAGAAGTCAATTCCATTCTGAATCATCTTCTTCATCTTGAGATAGTTTTATAGCTAATTTTGCTCTAGAAGCTGGAGAAAGTCCTAAATCTCCACCAAAAACACGTAAATTTTTGGAACATGTATCCATTTGTTTTGATAATGGATTCCCATACAT harbors:
- a CDS encoding head-tail connector protein, with amino-acid sequence MILNPRDELDLQEIKEAIREDYSNDDIGIIRAARSAIAYIKGAIGKDKPSFYLQDNETIDLLNLGILLLTDHYYHAGSATIESSSQNGVLREYDLGFNSLLLQLKAEYKVFKEEETNEEK
- a CDS encoding phage portal protein: MNKFQRTINKITPKFIKQSIIKGSYENQNFKSWIGKTFFGLENSTLETNENIFSIISRLSNTLSSLPFKKYLNCEQQFDESMDRLMYFPNKNQTLDQIINVLEVSRNTNGNGYALIVRDIRGQLESLIPFNPNYVNPIVERSSKELWYQVNNDGKTFYFHNSDVIHVRHIAGNGIWKGISPIQVLKNSNDFDKAVREFSLKEMQSLRDSFILTYDTSVDEEKKKAVVEDFRRFYEENGGVLFQEPGITIEEMNRNFVATDMKITEKITRDRIANVFNVPSVFLNSDSSSFSSNEQLMQLFVNMTLTPIVKQYEREFNKKILQKNERIKGYYFKFNMMGLLRGDSDARQKFYHGGIRDGWMAPDEARMLEEMPPRGGKAADLWISGDMYPQEMDPTLRKSHKSSETDVTKNS
- a CDS encoding head maturation protease, ClpP-related, which translates into the protein MKKFWECKQSVDQDEADIYIFGEITSFKWDESDTTASSFQKDLKELGDVKKINLHVNSPGGSVFEGIAIGNMLKQHKAYVTAYVDALAASIASVIVVSCDKVIMPENSMMMIHNPWSFAIGNANELRKQADDLDRIAESSVVTYLAKAGEKLTEEKIKQIMAEETWLSAKEAFDYGLCDIVESSNQIAASISEKLFSNYQRVPEKFLMTKQENQIDDHERKK
- a CDS encoding phage capsid protein — translated: MKTLFELKQDMTTVGKQIQKTKDEISQKAADTSVTVEELNQLNKTAAELQQRFDIIKNQHDQMEAEQKASLSKGNFTEATDPKQKIIDAKAELIRATMANRPVNSDVLQVLGDNSTTKGNKFLPSTLTNDIIAEPLVKNQLREKETVTQITNLVIPRISFTIDDDDFIQDGEAAKEIELKGDSVNFGRFQTKVKAGITDTVLMGTNTNLVQTVENNLRAGLAAKERKVSFATSPKSGEEHMSFYDKTEVNIKEVEGNDLYEAITNALADLHEDFRENATIYMRFSDYVTIIRTLANGSATLYNAQPEQVLGKPVIFTDAATTPVVGDFSYAHLNYDIADVLYEQYKDYDNGINYFMVTAWFDHQIKLASAFRLATIKKA
- a CDS encoding HeH/LEM domain-containing protein → MTDNNDFTSLRVSELKHFLDEKNISYKSSDKREDLIALLEESKEE
- a CDS encoding terminase large subunit yields the protein MELTSLSYSELEKWWENYKEEQASWGGILLEPYPELLTTWYAERLIDESIPASKENILAAKRHILDLERQGTEEFPWIFDEEVGHRPIRFIEDNCRPTEGDFDRFILQPWQHFIIGSMFGWIHKDTGIRRFREALTFVGRKNGKTSLISGLSAYMLGYDNEQGANVYVLANAKDQASILFDKTKEMVKQSPRLDKKYKPQRSLIKDEATFSKMEARASDSKKLDGLNTHFAIFDEIHEFINFKLINVIKKSRGTRRQPLIVYITTAGYVLDGPLMQYYDNALDCLEHLEDGLDERVFYFVAKLDDVSEADDPRNWIKANPNIGLMSFVDLVTDWKTERNSPQEKADWFTKQFNLFSDIDELSFLDMQTINKNNKIIDWKTMEGEECVGGYDLSETQDFTSANLEFPIYETGEIAVLEHSWISQERYNNDNNKQRLDAWIKSGDLTVTPGSYVDYQFVFDWFVEQSKKYKVLKVRYDRRNSLILNQQMIDFGFVMEEAIQGFTTLGGPMKDLKERFLDGKVIYNQQKIFRWYLSNVKLVQDRNNNWMPTKQSKNRKIDGFASVLNSHVSVVEMFAKKSKQTGTVGFISIREMMRGG